A window of the Chrysiogenia bacterium genome harbors these coding sequences:
- the msrA gene encoding peptide-methionine (S)-S-oxide reductase MsrA, whose product MAKAMFGAGCFWGVESAFRRIPGVEDAACGYAGGTTTSPTYEQVCSGRTGHAEVVEVDYDPEQVSYEKLLDAFWNMHDPTTPNRQGPDIGTQYRSAIFCYSPEQEAAARVSKEALDASGKLGRPIVTQIEKAPTFWRAEEYHQRYFERRGIAPACH is encoded by the coding sequence ATGGCCAAGGCAATGTTCGGAGCGGGTTGTTTCTGGGGCGTCGAGTCGGCTTTTCGCAGGATTCCCGGGGTAGAAGACGCCGCCTGCGGCTACGCGGGCGGCACCACCACCAGCCCCACCTACGAGCAGGTCTGCAGCGGCCGCACCGGCCACGCCGAAGTGGTCGAGGTCGACTACGACCCCGAACAGGTCAGCTACGAGAAACTCCTTGATGCCTTCTGGAACATGCACGACCCCACCACCCCCAACCGCCAGGGCCCCGACATCGGCACCCAGTACCGCTCGGCGATCTTCTGCTACAGCCCCGAGCAGGAAGCCGCCGCCCGGGTATCCAAAGAAGCCCTCGACGCGTCGGGCAAACTCGGCCGCCCCATCGTCACGCAGATCGAGAAAGCCCCCACCTTCTGGCGGGCCGAGGAATACCACCAGCGCTACTTCGAGCGCCGGGGGATCGCGCCGGCCTGTCATTGA
- a CDS encoding nuclear transport factor 2 family protein, protein MSEISREQRALIKSEIEDLITEYGFRFDHGMADQMAELFTENAHFRGVAGEARGTAELQKIFTEQAERVGVSRHSTSNLKLEIQDENHAVGTVAVTSYVHLGEGRGKPRPHMVGDFVDKYERGADGEWRFAERHIVIAFSVY, encoded by the coding sequence ATGTCCGAAATTTCCCGCGAGCAGCGCGCGCTCATCAAGTCCGAGATCGAGGACCTCATCACCGAGTACGGCTTTCGTTTCGACCACGGGATGGCCGACCAGATGGCCGAGCTCTTTACCGAGAACGCCCACTTTCGCGGCGTGGCCGGTGAGGCCCGCGGCACCGCCGAGCTGCAGAAGATCTTTACCGAGCAGGCTGAGCGCGTGGGCGTCTCGCGCCACAGCACGTCCAATCTGAAACTGGAAATCCAGGACGAGAACCACGCCGTGGGAACGGTGGCGGTGACGAGCTACGTGCACCTGGGAGAGGGACGCGGCAAGCCGCGCCCGCACATGGTGGGAGACTTCGTGGACAAGTACGAGCGCGGCGCCGACGGGGAGTGGCGCTTTGCCGAGCGTCACATCGTCATCGCGTTTTCGGTTTATTGA